One Brassica oleracea var. oleracea cultivar TO1000 chromosome C7, BOL, whole genome shotgun sequence genomic window carries:
- the LOC106302622 gene encoding solute carrier family 35 member F5-like, with amino-acid sequence MGLEGRCKSTPNKKGRWTRMRVAKVSLVICPFCPILSLSSSSSPFTFLVSLIFLGEKFTWLKLVSVLLCMSGTIIVSLGDSESNSTATAKNPLLGDVLSLMVFYAVYITLIRKKLLDDDERSGRFSMAQLLGFLGLFNFFIFLPAALILNFTKRERFNALTLKQLSLVVGKGLLDNVLSDYLWAKAVLLTTTTVASAGLTIQVPLAAIVDSLSGNKPSFIDFIGAVAVMVGFAGINIPAEVFHRSKETSIELEPVTSFTDPPQIVSDSIRVDSSETQVS; translated from the exons ATGGGTCTTGAGGGAAGATGTAAATCCACCCCTAACAAGAAGGGACGTTGGACACGGATGCGTGTTGCTAAAGTTAGCCTTGTGATATGTCCGTTTTG TCCAATACTATCTTTAAGCAGCTCATCAAGCCCATTCACGTTTCTGGTGTCACTAATATTCTTGGGAGAAAAGTTCACGTGGTTGAAACTCGTCAGTGTGCTTCTCTGTATGTCTGGTACCATAATTGTGAGTCTTGGCGACTCAGAATCAAACTCGACTGCAACAGCTAAAAACCCTCTTTTGGGAGATGTTCTCTCGCTGATGGTGTTTTACGCCGTCTACATCACTCTTATACGCAAGAAGCTTCTTGATGATGATGAAAGAAGCGGCCGGTTCAGTATGGCTCAGCTTCTTGGGTTTCTAGGGCTCTTCAACTTTTTTATCTTCTTGCCTGCTGCTCTGATACTAAACTTTACAAAGCGAGAACGCTTCAACGCACTAACCTTGAAACAGTTAAGTCTGGTGGTTGGCAAAG GTTTATTAGATAATGTACTCAGTGACTACCTATGGGCAAAGGCTGTACTTTTGACAACAACCACAGTGGCATCGGCTGGGCTGACTATACAGGTTCCATTGGCGGCCATTGTAGACAGCTTATCAGGGAACAAACCAAGCTTCATCGACTTCATTGGTGCTGTAGCTGTAATGGTTGGCTTTGCAGGAATCAATATTCCTGCAGAGGTGTTTCACAGATCCAAAGAGACATCTATTGAGTTAGAGCCTGTAACATCGTTCACAGATCCTCCTCAGATTGTGTCGGATAGCATAAGAGTAGATTCTTCAGAGACCCAAGTGTCCTAA
- the LOC106302621 gene encoding uncharacterized protein LOC106302621: protein MEDIIEKGRPPGEPPDAPGSWVRKVIGCNVGGMPVPEEVVVEEFVESRLKLEFPNGEDGEPVIKIGEEVLTAINSLWKRCMIVRVLGRNVPLLSLSRKLKELWKPKGSMFVMDLPRQFFMVRFELEEEYMAALVGGPWRAFGSYLMVQAWSPEFDPLKDEIVTTPVWVRLLNIPVNFYHKTILVGIAKGLGRPIKVDLTTLNFERARIARICVEINLHKPLRGTVMINGEMYFVSYEGISTIFSTCGMYGHLVHACPRNLMERALAPVTDPLNMNLQSTALTGNEMDFTPARQTRRKSEQQRSTRSSMRSNDGRAMMGSKIREVRNADVAKEVTVSNRFGSLREVEVTEVREDEEGRNEENKENENNVNIRLGDSSGTRVEVMAFGVTGNKGNKLFTRVALKRRRQVI, encoded by the coding sequence ATGGAAGATATCATAGAGAAGGGAAGACCGCCAGGGGAGCCACCAGATGCCCCTGGTTCCTGGGTAAGGAAAGTAATAGGGTGTAACGTGGGAGGGATGCCTGTTCCGGAGGAGGTTGTGGTAGAGGAGTTTGTAGAATCGCGACTGAAGTTGGAGTTTCCGAATGGAGAAGATGGAGAACCGGTGATAAAGATAGGGGAGGAGGTGCTGACGGCGATAAATAGTCTATGGAAGAGATGCATGATCGTTAGGGTTCTGGGGAGAAACGTTCCTCTCTTAAGCTTGAGTCGGAAGCTAAAGGAGTTATGGAAACCGAAAGGGTCGATGTTTGTGATGGATCTCCCTAGGCAATTCTTCATGGTGCGATTTGAGTTGGAGGAAGAGTATATGGCTGCCCTAGTAGGGGGGCCATGGAGGGCATTCGGGAGTTATCTTATGGTACAAGCATGGTCACCTGAATTCGATCCGCTGAAGGATGAGATAGTCACGACGCCAGTTTGGGTGCGTTTATTGAATATCCCAGTGAACTTTTACCATAAAACAATTCTGGTGGGAATTGCGAAAGGATTAGGAAGACCGATTAAAGTTGACCTGACAACTTTAAACTTTGAGAGAGCTAGAATTGCCAGAATCTGCGTGGAGATTAATCTCCATAAACCATTGAGGGGGACAGTAATGATAAATGGTGAGATGTACTTTGTTTCATATGAGGGAATTTCAACTATTTTCTCGACATGCGGTATGTATGGACACCTAGTTCACGCATGCCCACGGAATCTTATGGAGAGAGCCCTTGCACCTGTGACCGACCCACTGAACATGAACCTTCAGAGTACCGCACTAACAGGGAATGAGATGGACTTTACACCAGCGAGACAGACAAGGAGAAAGTCTGAGCAACAAAGGAGTACACGGAGTTCTATGAGAAGTAATGATGGGAGAGCTATGATGGGGAGTAAGATAAGAGAAGTACGTAATGCGGATGTGGCAAAGGAAGTAACAGTGTCAAATAGATTCGGAAGTTTACGTGAGGTAGAGGTGACGGAGGTACGAGAGGATGAGGAGGGAAGAAATGAAGAGAATAAAGAAAATGAGAACAATGTGAACATACGGTTGGGAGATTCGAGTGGAACGCGTGTGGAAGTGATGGCCTTTGGTGTAACGGGGAACAAAGGAAATAAGTTGTTTACTCGAGTGGCTCTAAAGAGAAGAAGACAAGTAATATGA
- the LOC106302620 gene encoding uncharacterized mitochondrial protein AtMg00810-like yields MNSLESTGTWSICKLPEGKLLVGCKWVNTYKYNPDGTVERPKSRLVAKGYTQLEGLDYIDTFSPVAKLGTFRLLLSLVAARNWFTLQLDISNAFLNGDLDEEIYMTIPQGYEELTGKTVPPGSVCRLHKSLYGLKQASRQWNYKLSAVFFREGFVQAHADHSLFVKHTSTLFIAALIYVDDILLVGNDEAAIAHFKDVLQAAFKLRVLGPAKYFLGFEIARNSTGISLNQRKYTLELLQDAGYLGCKPVTIPMEPNQKLSESTGTLLPNASVYRKIVGRLLYLTHTRPDITYAVHKLTQFMAAPRSDHLTAAYHVLRYLKNDPAQGLFYQANTNLTLTAFSDADWATCPDSRRSITGYCMFLGTSLVSWRSKKQPTVSRSSSEAEYRAMADATCELI; encoded by the coding sequence ATGAATTCTCTAGAGAGCACTGGCACTTGGTCTATCTGTAAACTGCCTGAGGGAAAGCTTCTGGTGGGTTGTAAATGGGTCAATACATACAAGTATAACCCTGATGGAACGGTTGAACGTCCAAAGTCTCGTTTGGTGGCTAAAGGTTACACTCAATTGGAGGGTCTTGACTATATTGATACGTTCTCACCAGTGGCCAAGTTGGGTACTTTCAGGCTCCTCCTTAGTCTTGTTGCTGCTCGGAACTGGTTTACTCTCCAGCTAGATATCAGTAATGCTTTCCTCAATGGTGATTTGGATGAGGAAATCTACATGACGATCCCTCAAGGCTATGAAGAATTAACAGGCAAGACAGTTCCACCGGGTTCTGTATGTCGTCTTCACAAGTCCCTTTACGGTCTTAAGCAGGCATCAAGACAGTGGAACTATAAGCTCTCTGCTGTTTTCTTCCGTGAAGGTTTTGTTCAAGCTCATGCGGATCATTCTCTGTTTGTGAAGCATACATCAACTCTGTTTATTGCAGCATTGATCTACGTTGATGATATCTTGCTAGTAGGCAATGATGAAGCAGCCATAGCTCACTTCAAAGATGTGCTTCAAGCTGCATTCAAGCTACGTGTTCTTGGTCCTGCTAAGTATTTTTTGGGTTTTGAGATTGCTCGCAATTCAACAGGGATCTCTCTCAACCAAAGGAAATACACATTGGAGCTTCTTCAAGATGCAGGTTATCTCGGCTGCAAACCAGTTACAATACCTATGGAACCAAATCAGAAACTATCTGAGTCTACTGGTACTCTTCTACCTAATGCTTCTGTCTACAGGAAGATTGTGGGTCGTCTCTTATATTTGACCCACACAAGACCAGACATTACTTATGCTGTACACAAGCTCACTCAGTTCATGGCAGCTCCACGTTCTGATCATCTTACGGCTGCTTATCACGTGCTTCGGTACCTGAAGAATGATCCAGCACAAGGTCTATTCTATCAAGCCAACACCAATCTTACCTTGACTGCATTTAGTGATGCAGACTGGGCTACATGCCCTGACTCTCGACGTTCTATCACTGGTTATTGTATGTTCCTTGGTACATCTTTGGTATCTTGGCGTTCGAAGAAACAACCGACGGTTTCCCGAAGCAGTTCTGAAGCGGAGTATCGTGCTATGGCGGATGCAACTTGTGAGCTCATTTGA